Proteins co-encoded in one Aspergillus luchuensis IFO 4308 DNA, chromosome 6, nearly complete sequence genomic window:
- a CDS encoding alkyl/aryl-sulfatase (COG:Q;~EggNog:ENOG410PFZM;~InterPro:IPR036866,IPR029229,IPR036527,IPR044097, IPR038536,IPR001279,IPR029228;~PFAM:PF14864,PF14863,PF00753;~go_function: GO:0018741 - alkyl sulfatase activity [Evidence IEA];~go_function: GO:0046983 - protein dimerization activity [Evidence IEA];~go_process: GO:0018909 - dodecyl sulfate metabolic process [Evidence IEA]): MTQSTIKSEESNPPSLHIVKQWKEVKESLPFDDTQDFVNAKRGWRGSLGDPNQVIDAQGNVVWNNDAYDFLKDDAPYSANPSLWRQSQLTRMNGLYHVAGPIYQVRGLDLSNTTIIEGDEGIIVIDPLTSQETGAAALALYQKHRGTDRAVKAVIYTHSHVDHFGGVKGFVSEDDVKKNNINIIAPEGFLEHAVSENVYTGTSMSRRAAYMYGAALEQGPRGQIGAGLGQTTSTGVVTLIAPNMTIRRTGEKKIVDGIKMEFQMAPDTEAPSEMLIWFPDLNALCAAEDATHTFHNILTLRGAVVRDPHSWAKYLTETIDRYGSQAEVVFAQHHWPTWGNDNILKFLTYQRDLYAYAHDQTLRLLNQGYNGTEIAEMLTLPPALEQSWYCRGYYGSLSHNVKAIYQRYVGWFDGNPAHLWEHTPVDKANRYVDLIGEDKVLEEGTKAYLKGDYRWAAELLSHAVFNNPKNEEACKKLADVYEQLGYGSENGTWRNFYISGATELRNGNFGTPTQTAAADVLGQLTPDMVLDTLAIKINGPEAWDQEVFMDLVVSDQNNKTYHSWLSNGALVYSTADQSNAAQVTLIGTAKQLTALAVYGPDPDALANAGIVVDGNPKVLDTLASLLDPGDPKFNIVTP; this comes from the coding sequence ATGACACAGTCGACCATCAAGTCCGAGGAGTCGAACCCTCCAAGCCTACACATCGTCAAGCAGTGGAAGGAGGTCAAAGAGAGTTTGCCCTTCGATGACACTCAAGACTTTGTGAACGCTAAACGGGGCTGGAGAGGTAGTCTCGGTGACCCCAACCAGGTCATTGATGCTCAGGGCAATGTGGTGTGGAACAACGATGCCTACGACTTCCTGAAGGACGACGCCCCATACTCGGCCAACCCAAGTCTGTGGCGCCAGTCGCAACTGACTCGCATGAATGGACTGTATCATGTCGCCGGACCTATCTACCAAGTGCGCGGGCTTGACCTCTCCAACACAACCATCATTGAGGGCGACGAGGGTATCATTGTCATCGACCCCCTCACTTCGCAAGAGACCGGCGCTGCTGCACTCGCACTCTACCAGAAGCACCGTGGCACTGACCGAGCCGTCAAGGCTGTCATCTACACTCATTCCCACGTTGACCACTTCGGCGGTGTCAAAGGCTTCGTCAGTGAAGACGATGTCAAGAaaaacaacatcaacatcattgcCCCAGAGGGTTTCTTGGAGCATGCTGTGTCCGAGAACGTCTACACCGGTACTTCAATGAGTCGCCGCGCCGCGTACATGTACGGTGCTGCCCTTGAGCAAGGACCAAGGGGCCAGATCGGCGCTGGACTGGGACAGACTACCTCGACCGGCGTCGTCACCCTCATCGCACCCAACATGACCATCAGACGCACGGGCGAAAAGAAGATTGTCGATGGCATTAAGATGGAATTCCAGATGGCACCGGACACTGAAGCACCTTCTGAAATGCTCATCTGGTTCCCCGATCTCAACGCACTCTGCGCGGCCGAGGACGCCACTCACACTTTCCACAACATCCTGACCCTGCGAGGTGCGGTGGTCCGTGACCCTCACTCCTGGGCCAAGTACCTCACAGAGACCATCGACCGATACGGCAGCCAAGCCGAGGTCGTCTTCGCCCAGCACCACTGGCCGACCTGGGGCAACGACAACATCCTGAAGTTCCTCACCTACCAGCGCGATCTGTACGCATACGCGCATGACCAGACACTCCGCCTCCTGAACCAGGGATACAACGGCACCGAGATCGCCGAAATGCTCACCTTGCCCCCGGCTCTTGAACAATCTTGGTATTGCCGCGGCTACTACGGCTCTCTAAGCCACAACGTCAAAGCCATCTACCAGCGCTATGTCGGGTGGTTCGACGGCAACCCAGCCCACTTGTGGGAACACACCCCCGTCGACAAGGCCAACCGATACGTGGATCTCATCGGCGAGGACAAGGTTCTCGAAGAGGGTACCAAAGCATACCTAAAGGGCGACTACCGCTGGGCAGCTGAGCTTCTAAGTCACGCCGTCTTCAATAACCCGAAAAACGAGGAAGCCTGCAAGAAACTAGCAGATGTGTACGAGCAGCTCGGATACGGTTCTGAAAATGGTACCTGGAGGAACTTCTACATTTCCGGAGCGACCGAGCTGCGCAATGGCAATTTCGGCACGCCTACGCAGACAGCTGCGGCCGATGTGCTGGGTCAGCTTACCCCAGATATGGTCCTTGATACTCTCGCTATCAAGATTAATGGGCCCGAGGCGTGGGATCAGGAAGTATTTATGGATCTTGTTGTTTCGgatcagaataataagacGTATCATTCCTGGCTGTCTAATGGGGCGCTCGTCTACAGTACGGCTGACCAGTCGAACGCTGCTCAGGTCACTCTGATTGGTACGGCTAAGCAGTTGACTGCGCTGGCTGTGTATGGACCTGATCCTGATGCTTTGGCGAATGCTGGTATTGTGGTTGATGGGAATCCCAAAGTGCTGGATACGCTTGCGTCTTTGTTGGATCCGGGTGATCCGAAATTCAATATCGTTACGCCTTAG
- a CDS encoding uncharacterized protein (COG:M;~EggNog:ENOG410PKKZ;~InterPro:IPR002110,IPR036770,IPR020683;~PFAM:PF12796,PF00023,PF13637,PF13606;~go_function: GO:0005515 - protein binding [Evidence IEA]): protein MTALRLPVELIEQIVGYLECANDINALARTHGNFYRAVNPMLYRHNVHHNNSSALAWGIEHRCLATVQKSLEAGASANECDPDTLWRPMALAVIEGDEAIVRYLYEQGGVDIRHTRRWLNPRHKAYDKSPGSLLLLAAVHGHEALARFFMDHLPRPYHVDYPADSDGRTPLMEAAAEGHLAIVRWLVDAGADIHARDHENWTPLVLSARGGHLEVMRFLLQRGADPTIPTAPDGCSALCWAARLSRFECVRCLLDAGVMDQLARCQGSESPSSHNAAMCPLTSNALLECDSIVDLLFERWDYLASTVEPANKAALLCVAAARGNAALVRQLLECHGYDPNSRCGQVFIWDDLPTALCWAVVRGHAEVVQVLLADGADASPSPGQMGMRKPLIEAIKQGSEAMVSMLLSAGADPNEQDAQVGFAALKHAIPFEGIFRRLLAVGADPTAVDCQGDTIPATVLASGHTALVQALIDQGLDLSRHMCRANFLHQAIRGGAAVLDLLVRTGKWNSYILPEHLDKTACEQALVIATSTGKVEILQWLLDRGFSVAELSPTVNLIAEAACTAASDADAAETIDLLLQHGLDINKRIQKNVGCETALAHVAYHYNLHTDNDTGRVRLRMLVDRGAHLLPPRSPSERYNPYTSTTAVCVGVSSVLDEMIFQEMEARREPWIAVEWLFKYTELDARDRWDWEGVKMIKRYSWRVRYPVPK from the coding sequence ATGACAGCTTTGCGTCTCCCAGTTGAGCTCATCGAACAGATTGTGGGCTACCTTGAATGTGCAAATGATATCAATGCCCTCGCTCGCACTCATGGGAACTTCTACCGCGCCGTAAATCCCATGCTGTATCGACATAATGTACATCATAATAACAGCTCTGCATTAGCCTGGGGAATCGAGCACAGATGCCTCGCGACTGTGCAGAAGTCTCTGGAGGCTGGTGCCTCGGCGAACGAGTGTGATCCGGACACTCTCTGGCGACCCATGGCGTTGGCGGTGATAGAGGGCGATGAAGCCATTGTCCGGTATCTGTATGAGCAGGGCGGAGTCGACATCCGTCACACACGTAGGTGGCTCAATCCGCGCCATAAGGCCTATGACAAAAGTCCTGGAAGTCTGTTGTTACTGGCCGCCGTACATGGCCATGAAGCCCTGGCCCGCTTCTTCATGGATCATCTGCCGCGGCCGTACCATGTCGATTACCCTGCCGACTCGGATGGGCGAACACCCCTTATGGAAGCTGCTGCAGAGGGACATCTAGCCATTGTGCGGTGGCTGGTCGATGCCGGAGCAGACATCCACGCCCGGGATCATGAGAATTGGACTCCCCTCGTACTATCTGCGCGCGGGGGACACCTTGAGGTCATGCGGTTCCTGCTTCAACGGGGAGCCGATCCTACCATCCCCACGGCACCGGATGGATGCTCCGCCTTGTGTTGGGCAGCGCGCCTGAGTCGCTTCGAATGTGTTCGATGTCTGCTCGATGCAGGCGTGATGGACCAGTTAGCCCGCTGCCAAGGCTCAGAATCGCCGTCGTCCCATAATGCTGCGATGTGTCCCCTCACATCAAACGCACTCTTGGAATGCGACAGCATAGTTGATCTTCTCTTTGAACGATGGGATTACCTAGCTAGCACCGTGGAACCCGCAAACAAGGCTGCGCTGCTGTGCGTAGCCGCGGCGCGCGGGAATGCAGCTCTGGTTCGGCAGCTACTTGAGTGCCATGGGTACGACCCAAATTCTCGATGTGGTCAAGTGTTCATTTGGGACGACCTTCCGACTGCTCTTTGCTGGGCTGTAGTCCGAGGTCACGCCGAGGTGGTCCAGGTGCTTCTCGCTGACGGTGCGGATGCATCTCCATCGCCGGGACAGATGGGTATGCGGAAGCCCTTAATCGAGGCCATTAAGCAGGGCTCGGAAGCCATGGTCTCCATGTTACTTAGCGCTGGGGCAGACCCCAATGAGCAGGATGCGCAGGTCGGTTTTGCGGCATTAAAGCATGCCATTCCCTTCGAGGGCATATTCCGTCGCTTACTCGCTGTGGGGGCTGATCCTACCGCCGTAGACTGCCAGGGTGATACTATACCAGCAACAGTTCTCGCGTCAGGCCACACGGCACTAGTCCAGGCGCTGATCGATCAGGGACTCGATCTGTCGCGCCATATGTGTCGGGCCAATTTCCTCCACCAAGCCATCCGAGGGGGAGCGGCTGTTCTCGATCTGCTCGTCCGGACGGGAAAATGGAATAGCTACATCTTACCAGAGCACTTGGACAAAACCGCATGCGAGCAGGCCCTCGTGATCGCGACCTCGACGGGGAAGGTTGAGATACTTCAATGGTTGCTAGACAGAGGCTTTTCGGTGGCCGAGTTGTCGCCCACTGTCAACTTGATCGCTGAAGCAGCATGTACAGCTGCATCCGATGCAGACGCCGCCGAAACCATCGatctgctgcttcaacaCGGCTTGGATATAAACAAACGCATCCAAAAGAACGTTGGCTGCGAGACAGCGTTAGCACACGTGGCCTATCACTACAATCTGCATACGGATAACGACACCGGCCGCGTCCGCCTGCGCATGCTGGTCGATCGCGGCGCCCATCTCCTGCCACCGCGCAGCCCTTCCGAGCGATACAATCCTTATACATCCACTACCGCAGTTTGTGTTGGTGTGAGCTCtgtgttggatgagatgatatttcaggagatggaggccCGGCGTGAGCCGTGGATAGCGGTGGAATGGCTCTTTAAGTACACTGAGCTCGATGCGCGTGACCGCTGGGATTGGGAGGGAGTTAAGATGATAAAACGGTATTCGTGGAGGGTGCGGTATCCTGTACCTAAATAA
- a CDS encoding isopenicillin N synthase family dioxygenase (COG:Q;~EggNog:ENOG410PK2E;~InterPro:IPR027443,IPR005123;~PFAM:PF03171;~go_function: GO:0016491 - oxidoreductase activity [Evidence IEA];~go_process: GO:0055114 - oxidation-reduction process [Evidence IEA]), translating into MVYYIGRSRKFRGFMPLYSEQPTDTDLGSAPKPNPTSPGAFSESFDIGYEVAADPLKSQHDALPPDTYDLYGDNQWPEEDVLPGFREVYLRYFAEAMTLSRALIRIFALALDLPEDFFDPMVKNPGATSRMLHYPPQPVAGEVKVGLGEHTDYECFTILSQDRVPALQVLNARQEWILAPPIPGTLVVNISDCLSIWTNKKFKSTIHRVTNLTGQERYTIPFFFGVDYDTTVAVLPSCITEDSPACKKPFKAGEWVRHQLTTAYVGYEPEPPTQGN; encoded by the exons ATGGTTTATTATATTGGAAGATCAAGG AAATTTCGCGGTTTCATGCCACTCTACTCAGAGCAGCCCACTGACACGGATCTCGGGTCCGCCCCCAAGCCAAACCCTACCTCACCGGGCGCCTTTTCCGAATCCTTCGATATTGGTTATGAAGTGGCAGCCGACCCTCTGAAGAGTCAACATGATGCCCTTCCTCCAGACACGTATGATCTGTATGGGGATAACCAGTGGCCTGAGGAGGATGTCCTTCCTGGGTTCCGCGAAGTCTATCTTCGATACTTTGCTGAGGCGATGACCTTATCTCGGGCGCTGATACGAATCTTTGCGCTAGCACTGGATTTACCCGAAGACTTCTTCGACCCGATGGTCAAGAACCCCGGGGCTACATCGAGGATGTTGCATTATCCACCGCAACCGGTTGCGGGCGAGGTGAAAGTCGGACTTGGAGAACACACG GACTATGAATGTTTCACTATACTCTCACAAGATCGAGTCCCGGCTTTGCAGGTTCTCAATGCTCGACAGGAATGGATCCTGGCGCCGCCCATTCCTGGCACCTTAGTAGTGAACATCTCGGACTGCCTGTCCATCTG GACCAATAAAAAGTTTAAATCGACCATCCATCGCGTCACCAACCTGACCGGACAGGAGCGATATAccatccccttcttctttggtgtGGACTATGACACCACTGTGGCGGTGCTGCCGAGCTGCATTACCGAGGATAGTCCTGCGTGCAAGAAGCCGTTCAAAGCGGGGGAG TGGGTGCGCCACCAATTGACTACGGCCTATGTTGGATACGAGCCAGAGCCGCCGACCCAAGGGAACTAA
- a CDS encoding uncharacterized protein (COG:Q;~EggNog:ENOG410PK2E;~InterPro:IPR026992,IPR027443;~PFAM:PF14226), with product MSVTNASPGNFDHIPIIDLSALRSPVLKERQQLAKEIFTACTQVGFFYIKNHGIAEDVITSLHDMARQFFSLSQE from the exons ATGTCGGTTACCAACGCAAGTCCCGGGAATTTCGATCACATCCCTATCATCGACCTCTCGGCATTAAGGAGTCCCGTGCTGAAGGAGCGCCAACAGCTGGCAAAGGAGATCTTCACTGCCTGTACGCAGGTCGGATTCTTCTACATCAAG AATCATGGAATAGCTGAGGACGTCATCACTTCCCTCCACGACATGGCGCGCCAGTTCTTCAGTCTGTCGCAGGAGTAA
- a CDS encoding uncharacterized protein (COG:S;~EggNog:ENOG410PKTV;~TransMembrane:3 (o6-31i43-63o75-91i)): protein MESEEVLSQIILVVSVVSMVGSGWIIISFLFIPSLRTFRHQLILGLGISEFLAASNVVISAGLNTSGIEIWNPSLKTFCGFNGLMAQTFLVQSKRRNKSLLTVTY, encoded by the exons ATGGAATCAGAGGAGGTTCTCTCGCAAATTATCCTCGTCGTTTCGGTTGTTTCCATGGTAGGGTCAGGGTGGATCATTATCAGCTTCCTT TTTATACCCAGTCTGCGCACTTTCCGTCATCAATTGATTTTAG GTCTCGGGATCAGTGAATTTCTAGCCGCAAGCAATGTTGTCATCTCAGCTGGTCTGAATACCTCGGGCATCGAGATCTGGAATCCATCCCTCAAGACTTTCTGCGGCTTCAATGGACTCATGGCTCAGACCTTTCTGGTGCAAAGTAAGCGTCGCAATAAATCATTACTGACCGTAACATACTAA
- a CDS encoding thioredoxin family protein (InterPro:IPR036249,IPR013766;~PFAM:PF00085), which yields MAEMDKLDSKQEIDSAIANNQSFVLMFTAIWSDVGKLTKSNFERIGAKYPSVYMAWVSTDDHPELAEEWGFTAIPATVAYKNGDKVDYFIGPQYSDEQVERFIKKTL from the exons ATGGCTGAAATGGACAAGCTCGACAG caagcaagaaatCGACAGTGCCATCGCCAACAACCAGTCATTTGTCTTGATGTTTACAGCTATTTGGAGTGATGTCGGCAAATTAACGAAGAGCAACTTCGAGAG GATCGGTGCCAAGTACCCTTCCGTGTACATGGCCTGGGTCAGCACCGATGATCATCCCGAGCTGGCCGAGGAATGGGGGTTCACTGCTATTCCGGCCACCGTTGCCTATAAGAATGGCGACAAGGTGGACTACTTCATTGGGCCTCAGTACTCGGACGAGCAGGTCGAGAGATTTATTAAGAAGACGCTCTAA
- a CDS encoding Zn(II)2Cys6 transcription factor (COG:S;~EggNog:ENOG410QDYX;~InterPro:IPR036864,IPR021858,IPR001138;~PFAM:PF00172;~TransMembrane:1 (i186-209o);~go_function: GO:0000981 - DNA-binding transcription factor activity, RNA polymerase II-specific [Evidence IEA];~go_function: GO:0008270 - zinc ion binding [Evidence IEA];~go_process: GO:0006355 - regulation of transcription, DNA-templated [Evidence IEA]) — MVSFTMPGELIARTESAKRRRKPGKRSRTGCRTCRVRRIKCDEAPGSCRNCTSTGRACDGYDLHRFPIKRELCLPTLGMGAGGIMTSDEKRGFSYFQYRLVPDLVGFFDSWLWQKLVLQMCHSDPAVCHAVNMVSAIHQDAEERGMRLAGEDLQNPKHRFALEQAVRSFAHLQKRRASPDPQLREVVLVCCLLFVMAELLLGEFARAFIHLRSGTQILEESLRLGIPVIPCLSETLRVLNSQSSHVGDFESESGIQGEAENERDIETLDGFESLKVARQCFQRVMYRVIPFIATAWRLPQTEILANYATLWVKRQRLLYSLEHLAERFELFYQQEYATLNAKEQIGADIVRLQLVAKTIVLKTCLLDEYDYRLLTFEYSNLLSGYEKFMDRFPCRPTITLDYGLSFGLFAVASKCPDLGIRLQAVDALRRWPHYEGMINSNAGAGIAVEAIKLELHKMQKDDAERVSLMDQDPDMSFWEMIRRTQNGTQWPAVRDVELRVKETRQL, encoded by the exons ATGGTTTCGTTCACAATGCCTGGAGAGCTGATCGCGCGAACGGAAAGTGCTAAGCGACGCAGAAAGCCTGGGAAGAGATCTCGAACGGGATGCCGAACCTGCCG GGTACGGCGCATAAAATGCGACGAGGCACCGGGGTCCTGTAGGAATTGTACTTCTACAGGCCGAGCCTGCGACGGATACGATCTGCACCGATTCCCCATCAAGCGGGAATTGTGTCTCCCGACCCTAGGGATGGGCGCTGGAGGAATCATGACATCCGATGAGAAACGAGGTTTTTCGTACTTTCAATACCGCCTTGTCCCCGACCTTGTGGGCTTTTTTGACTCCTGGCTCTGGCAGAAGCTGGTCCTGCAGATGTGTCATTCCGATCCAGCGGTATGCCATGCTGTCAACATGGTGAGCGCAATTCACCAAGATGCTGAGGAAAGAGGCATGCGACTAGCTGGGGAGGATTTGCAGAATCCAAAACACCGATTTGCACTTGAGCAGGCTGTCCGATCTTTCGCACATTTGCAAAAGCGCCGGGCCTCTCCCGACCCGCAGTTGCGCGAGGTTGTGCTAGTGTGCTGCCTTCTTTTCGTCATGGCAGAGCTGCTGTTGGGAGAATTCGCCAGAGCCTTCATACACCTACGTAGTGGCACACAAATTCTCGAGGAGTCGCTACGCCTTGGGATACCAGTGATTCCTTGTCTTTCTGAAACACTCCGCGTCTTGAATTCCCAGTCGTCACATGTCGGAGACTTCGAGTCAGAATCAGGGATTCAAGGCGAGGCGGAGAATGAACGTGATATTGAGACTTTAGACGGCTTTGAAAGTCTGAAAGTAGCGCGACAATGCTTTCAGCGAGTCATGTATAGGGTGATCCCGTTCATTGCCACGGCTTGGAGACTTCCACAAACAGAGATACTAGCGAACTACGCAACGCTCTGGGTCAAACGACAGAGGCTGTTATACTCGCTGGAGCATCTTGCAGAGCGGTTTGAACTGTTTTACCAACAAGAATATGCCACCCTTAACGCGAAAGAGCAAATAGGGGCGGACATCGTGAGGCTCCAATTGGTTGCCAAGACAATCGTACTGAAAACGTGCCTGCTCGACGAGTATGACTACAGATTGCTCACCTTTGAATATAGCAATCTGTTATCAGGATACGAAAAGTTCATGGACAGGTTTCCCTGTCGCCCCACTATCACATTGGATTACGGACTGAGCTTTGGGCTATTTGCTGTGGCATCGAAATGTCCAGACCTTGGTATCCGTCTTCAAGCCGTTGATGCCTTGCGCAGGTGGCCGCATTACGAGGGCATGATCAATTCCAACGCCGGGGCAGGAATAGCGGTGGAGGCGATCAAATTGGAATTGCATAAGATGCAGAAGGATGATGCGGAGCGCGTGTCTTTGATGGATCAGGATCCTGACATGAGCTTTTGGGAAATGATCAGAAGAACGCAGAATGGGACGCAGTGGCCGGCTGTACGCGATGTAGAGCTGCGAGTGAAGGAGACTCGACAGTTGTGA